A portion of the Cyanobium sp. PCC 7001 genome contains these proteins:
- a CDS encoding terminase large subunit domain-containing protein: MVTATQPKTAATATRPPQLLSWQVKVTTALQAAPDCWVALPGGRYSGKSLLAAILVLRAMDSHGPAFRGVIARESLKGGEKLLALVHGLLRWYSKGKAKFQKVERRWTLPNGATLTFEQLGDSRSQDKLQGGDYSFLLVDDCGLVDQKLVRRVTTNLRTTAPGVHPQLVVTLNPGDRYSAAWAPLVRVRVRGDLTPVTSPDWSGQRWIIAHSSIFDNTSLTRDQREAYIRLLKADAYGRPHLEAQQIEGSWDASGGGLFSGIDLAPARLPDPTPGGSGAHLWNGQLPRPLPGAEVFLAMDWGGTVPTWCGLFWLVPQTLVIDGVRIAPDSLVLLDEVHTAMTLPSGELDPERSTGLATTREVAVMVGAMVRRWGVLMALIPLRNRVLDAAAFAQTGSSQGSIGEELGRAGLVMTPSPKGDRVSGFNLIAERFHRCNSGAPGLYAATGCRYYWTSLLAVSPHPTRQGDCTGPDHALDATAYLCRALAGGVGMTSGPRWR; the protein is encoded by the coding sequence TTGGTCACTGCCACGCAGCCCAAGACCGCAGCCACGGCAACGCGTCCGCCTCAGCTCCTCTCGTGGCAGGTCAAGGTCACCACAGCTCTACAGGCTGCCCCCGATTGCTGGGTTGCCTTGCCAGGTGGTCGCTACTCAGGCAAAAGCCTCCTCGCTGCCATCCTCGTCCTACGTGCCATGGACAGCCATGGTCCGGCCTTTCGTGGTGTGATCGCCCGAGAGTCACTCAAAGGCGGGGAGAAGCTGCTGGCGCTGGTCCACGGCTTGCTCCGCTGGTACTCAAAAGGCAAGGCCAAGTTTCAGAAGGTCGAGCGGCGTTGGACCTTACCGAATGGCGCCACGCTCACTTTTGAGCAGTTAGGCGATAGTCGCTCTCAGGACAAGCTCCAGGGTGGTGATTACTCGTTTTTGCTTGTCGATGACTGCGGCCTTGTGGACCAGAAGCTCGTCCGGCGGGTTACCACAAACCTGAGGACCACGGCGCCAGGCGTTCATCCTCAACTGGTGGTCACGCTGAACCCCGGCGACCGCTACTCAGCCGCATGGGCTCCACTAGTGAGGGTGAGGGTAAGGGGTGACCTCACGCCCGTCACCTCACCCGATTGGAGCGGTCAGCGCTGGATCATTGCCCACTCCAGCATCTTCGACAACACCTCGCTTACCAGGGACCAGCGCGAGGCCTACATCCGCCTCCTCAAGGCCGACGCCTACGGCCGACCACACCTTGAGGCTCAACAGATCGAGGGCTCCTGGGACGCCAGTGGCGGCGGGTTGTTCTCCGGGATCGACCTAGCTCCTGCCCGCCTACCGGACCCAACGCCAGGCGGCTCCGGTGCTCACCTATGGAATGGGCAGCTTCCGCGTCCCCTTCCAGGCGCTGAGGTCTTCCTTGCGATGGATTGGGGCGGCACCGTACCGACATGGTGCGGGCTGTTCTGGCTTGTTCCTCAGACGCTGGTGATCGACGGCGTTCGCATTGCACCGGACTCGCTGGTGCTGCTTGATGAGGTGCATACGGCCATGACACTGCCGAGTGGTGAGCTGGACCCGGAACGTTCCACCGGTCTGGCGACAACGCGGGAGGTGGCGGTGATGGTCGGGGCGATGGTGCGGCGCTGGGGCGTTCTGATGGCCTTGATTCCGCTGCGTAACAGGGTGCTCGATGCGGCGGCCTTTGCCCAGACCGGTTCCTCTCAGGGGTCGATTGGCGAGGAGCTGGGGCGGGCGGGACTGGTGATGACGCCAAGCCCCAAGGGTGATCGGGTGAGCGGTTTTAACCTCATTGCCGAGCGGTTCCATCGTTGCAACAGCGGTGCTCCAGGTCTGTATGCCGCGACGGGATGCCGGTACTACTGGACAAGCCTGCTGGCTGTTTCGCCGCATCCCACACGCCAGGGCGACTGCACCGGGCCGGATCACGCTTTAGACGCCACGGCTTACCTCTGCCGAGCGCTGGCGGGTGGTGTCGGGATGACCAGCGGCCCGAGGTGGCGGTGA
- a CDS encoding helix-turn-helix domain-containing protein, with protein MVAWATEAEGQLCRRLRRYGWSQQRIADHMGISRTTVRRRLAGA; from the coding sequence GTGGTCGCGTGGGCCACGGAGGCTGAGGGACAGCTATGCCGACGGCTGAGGCGTTACGGCTGGAGCCAGCAGAGGATCGCAGACCACATGGGGATCAGTCGGACGACTGTGAGGAGGCGACTTGCCGGGGCATAG
- a CDS encoding tyrosine-type recombinase/integrase — protein sequence MPKTNGSGQAATLTNEQLEALLEAAPSPEQRFLWAVMRYTGSRVTETLRLTWGAIHNDRIAFVASTTKTRTTREPRIAPRLQGEVERYRKHWEQRHGRASRPRDLVFPGRYGLGEPMTRQAADLALRQTTERLGLPRGISLHSFRRSLATTMVQRGASLRTVQEFTGHARLDQLQRYVDVSPSDIEAAWAAIGAM from the coding sequence ATGCCTAAGACCAACGGGAGCGGGCAGGCCGCCACCCTCACCAACGAACAGCTAGAGGCCCTTCTGGAAGCCGCTCCATCCCCTGAGCAGCGCTTCCTCTGGGCCGTCATGCGTTACACCGGCTCCCGCGTCACAGAGACGCTCCGGCTCACATGGGGCGCTATCCACAATGACCGAATTGCGTTCGTGGCCAGCACGACCAAAACCCGGACCACAAGGGAGCCGCGCATCGCACCACGCCTCCAGGGCGAGGTGGAGCGATACCGCAAGCATTGGGAGCAGCGTCATGGCCGCGCCTCGCGTCCCAGGGATCTGGTATTTCCCGGCAGATACGGGCTGGGAGAACCGATGACACGTCAGGCAGCAGACCTAGCCCTGAGGCAAACGACCGAGCGGCTGGGGCTTCCGCGTGGGATCAGCCTGCACAGCTTCCGAAGGTCCCTGGCAACGACCATGGTTCAGCGCGGAGCGAGCCTGAGAACAGTGCAGGAGTTCACCGGTCATGCACGGCTAGACCAGTTACAGCGTTACGTAGATGTGAGCCCGAGCGATATAGAGGCGGCATGGGCAGCTATTGGGGCGATGTAA